The Eubacteriaceae bacterium Marseille-Q4139 genome has a window encoding:
- a CDS encoding glucose PTS transporter subunit IIA yields MAIDYGKCAREIYENLGGRENIVSAAHCATRLRLVTVDNGKIDMKKLENVDGVRGVFESNGQLQLIIGTGTVNKVYEEFLKVSGMTAATKEEVKAAAAAKQPVIKRMVKALGDVFVPILPAIVASGLMMGLVEAIGKAVPGFAASDWYGILDLLSNTAFTFLPVLIAVSSARVFGGNIFLGAVIGMIMIHPSLINAWSVSGMDASEIPVWNLFGLSIRQVGYQGHVIPVVIAVWIMCRVESWLHKHVPEMVDLFVTPLCTVLFTAFLTLGLIGPIFSTAENYILDFAGYIITVGHGIGAMIMGALYPLTVVCGIHHMYNVIEAGMLSAENGLNTWMPIASAANFAQGAACLAVGLKARNAKMKSVAIPSSLSAALGITEPAIFGVNLRLVKPLACGMAGGACGALLGAIFHIGATSYGVTGLPGFLITLDYTAQYAIVLLVSAAVAFGLTWIVWKEEEPEGEGKKAAPETVKAPATPEAAETAPESEAQTAAAADEKTALPAMENGEYLLYNPICGQVIPREEIPDETFATGIMGDGIGIVPEKGEVVAPVDGVISSVTDSRHAVGITGPGEMEILIHVGIDTVNMNGDGFELFVSEGEAVKAGQKLLSFDMEKIKAAGYSTVTAVLVTNSDDYTACRREKTGAAGTLEKVFCVKP; encoded by the coding sequence ATGGCTATTGATTATGGGAAATGCGCCAGAGAAATTTATGAAAACCTCGGCGGCAGGGAAAATATCGTGAGTGCGGCGCACTGCGCGACGCGGCTCAGGCTGGTGACGGTGGACAACGGAAAAATCGACATGAAAAAACTTGAAAATGTCGACGGTGTCCGCGGCGTCTTTGAGAGCAACGGTCAGCTCCAGCTCATCATCGGGACGGGAACCGTCAACAAGGTCTACGAAGAATTTTTGAAGGTCAGCGGCATGACGGCCGCTACGAAGGAAGAGGTAAAGGCGGCGGCCGCCGCGAAACAGCCGGTCATCAAGCGGATGGTAAAGGCCCTCGGCGACGTATTTGTGCCGATTCTGCCGGCCATCGTGGCTTCCGGCCTGATGATGGGCCTGGTGGAGGCCATCGGAAAGGCTGTGCCCGGCTTTGCGGCCAGCGACTGGTACGGGATTCTGGATCTTTTATCCAATACGGCCTTTACGTTCCTTCCGGTGCTGATTGCCGTATCGTCGGCGCGGGTGTTCGGCGGGAATATTTTCCTTGGCGCCGTCATCGGTATGATTATGATCCATCCGAGCCTCATAAACGCCTGGTCGGTAAGCGGCATGGACGCCTCGGAGATTCCGGTCTGGAACCTGTTCGGCCTTTCCATCCGGCAGGTGGGCTACCAGGGCCATGTGATCCCGGTGGTAATCGCCGTCTGGATCATGTGCCGTGTGGAGAGCTGGCTCCATAAGCATGTGCCGGAGATGGTGGATCTCTTTGTGACGCCGCTCTGCACCGTATTGTTTACGGCGTTTCTGACCCTGGGACTCATCGGCCCGATCTTTTCCACGGCCGAAAACTATATTTTGGATTTTGCAGGATATATTATTACCGTGGGCCACGGCATCGGCGCCATGATTATGGGCGCTCTCTACCCGCTTACGGTTGTATGCGGAATCCACCACATGTATAACGTCATCGAGGCCGGTATGCTTTCGGCGGAAAACGGCCTCAACACCTGGATGCCCATTGCGTCGGCAGCAAACTTTGCCCAGGGCGCGGCCTGCCTGGCCGTAGGTCTGAAGGCTAGGAATGCGAAGATGAAGTCTGTGGCGATCCCCTCGTCTCTTTCGGCGGCGTTAGGAATTACGGAACCGGCCATCTTCGGCGTTAATCTGCGCCTCGTAAAGCCTCTGGCCTGCGGTATGGCCGGCGGTGCATGCGGAGCACTTCTCGGAGCCATTTTCCACATCGGGGCCACCTCCTACGGTGTCACGGGACTTCCGGGATTCTTAATCACCCTTGACTACACGGCCCAGTACGCCATCGTCCTTCTTGTATCGGCAGCCGTAGCCTTCGGCCTCACCTGGATTGTCTGGAAGGAAGAGGAACCGGAAGGAGAAGGGAAAAAAGCGGCACCGGAAACGGTGAAAGCTCCGGCGACACCGGAAGCGGCCGAAACAGCGCCGGAATCAGAGGCTCAGACGGCCGCCGCGGCAGACGAAAAAACCGCCCTGCCGGCCATGGAAAACGGGGAATATCTCCTTTATAACCCGATCTGCGGCCAGGTCATCCCGCGGGAGGAGATCCCGGATGAGACCTTTGCCACGGGAATCATGGGCGACGGCATCGGAATCGTACCGGAAAAAGGCGAGGTGGTCGCTCCCGTGGACGGCGTAATTTCCTCCGTGACGGACAGCCGCCACGCCGTCGGCATCACAGGCCCCGGTGAGATGGAAATTCTGATCCATGTGGGCATTGATACGGTCAACATGAACGGCGACGGCTTTGAGCTTTTCGTCTCCGAAGGCGAGGCGGTAAAGGCCGGGCAGAAGCTTCTCTCCTTTGATATGGAAAAGATCAAGGCGGCCGGTTACAGCACGGTGACGGCTGTACTGGTGACAAACAGCGACGACTACACCGCGTGCAGGAGAGAAAAGACAGGCGCGGCAGGTACGCTGGAGAAGGTATTCTGTGTGAAGCCATAA